One window from the genome of [Mycobacterium] stephanolepidis encodes:
- a CDS encoding acetolactate synthase large subunit — protein sequence MSAPAKPKPASASGPAPAAAPEANTVAPQRVTGAQSVVRSLEELGVEVIFGIPGGAVLPVYDPLYDSVKVRHVLVRHEQGGGHAASGYAHASGKVGVMMATSGPGATNLVTPLADAQMDSIPVVAITGQVGRGLIGTDAFQEADISGITMPITKHNFLVNNAEDIPRVIAEAFYIAQSGRPGAVLVDIPKDVLQAQTTFSWPPQIYLPGYKPVTKPHGKQVREAVRLIAAAKRPVLYVGGGVIRADASPELKELAELTGIPVVTTLMARGAFPDSHELHMGMPGMHGTVGAVAALQRSDLLITLGARFDDRVTGQLDSFAPDAKVIHADIDPAEIGKNRHADVPIVGDVKNVISELTEAIRNDRATGATTDLSEWWEYLSGIRATYPLGYDAQHDGSLGPEFVIETLGKIAGPDAVYVAGVGQHQMWAAQFVKYENPRTWLNSGGLGTMGFAVPAAMGAKMARPEAEVWAIDGDGCFQMTNQELATCAIEGVPIKVALINNGNLGMVRQWQTLFYDQRYSQTDLATHSRRIPDFVKLAEALGCVGLRCEREEDVAKVIEEARAINDRPVVIDFIVGADAQVWPMVAAGTSNDEIQAARGIRPLFDDDDTAEQEGSR from the coding sequence ATGAGTGCACCTGCAAAGCCCAAGCCGGCTTCTGCTTCTGGGCCGGCCCCAGCAGCAGCTCCGGAAGCGAACACCGTCGCACCCCAGCGTGTCACCGGCGCGCAGTCGGTAGTGCGGTCGCTTGAGGAGCTCGGTGTCGAGGTCATCTTCGGTATTCCCGGCGGTGCGGTGCTGCCCGTGTACGACCCGCTGTACGACTCGGTGAAGGTCCGGCATGTCCTGGTGCGGCACGAGCAGGGTGGTGGGCATGCCGCCAGTGGATACGCCCACGCCAGCGGCAAGGTCGGCGTCATGATGGCCACCTCCGGCCCGGGTGCCACCAACCTGGTCACCCCGTTGGCCGACGCGCAGATGGACTCCATCCCGGTGGTCGCGATCACCGGGCAGGTGGGGCGGGGCCTCATCGGCACCGACGCCTTCCAGGAAGCCGACATCTCCGGCATCACCATGCCGATCACCAAGCACAACTTCCTGGTGAACAACGCCGAGGACATCCCACGGGTCATCGCCGAGGCTTTCTACATCGCCCAGAGTGGTCGTCCCGGTGCGGTGCTCGTCGATATCCCCAAGGACGTGCTGCAGGCGCAGACCACGTTCAGCTGGCCGCCGCAGATCTATCTGCCCGGCTACAAGCCCGTCACCAAGCCGCATGGCAAGCAGGTCCGTGAGGCGGTTCGGCTCATCGCCGCCGCCAAGCGTCCGGTGCTGTACGTCGGTGGCGGTGTCATACGCGCGGACGCATCCCCGGAACTCAAGGAATTGGCCGAACTGACCGGCATCCCCGTCGTCACCACCCTTATGGCGCGCGGTGCATTCCCCGACAGCCACGAGCTGCACATGGGTATGCCCGGGATGCACGGCACCGTCGGCGCGGTGGCAGCCCTGCAGCGCAGCGATCTGCTGATCACCCTGGGCGCGCGTTTTGACGACCGCGTCACCGGGCAGCTGGACTCGTTCGCGCCGGACGCCAAGGTGATTCACGCCGATATCGACCCCGCCGAGATCGGTAAGAACCGCCACGCGGATGTGCCGATCGTCGGGGACGTGAAGAACGTCATCTCCGAGCTGACCGAAGCCATCCGGAATGACCGCGCGACCGGCGCGACCACCGACCTGTCCGAGTGGTGGGAGTACCTCTCGGGTATCCGTGCGACCTACCCGCTGGGATATGACGCACAGCACGACGGCAGCCTGGGCCCGGAGTTCGTCATCGAAACGTTGGGCAAGATCGCCGGACCCGACGCTGTCTATGTGGCGGGCGTTGGGCAGCACCAGATGTGGGCCGCGCAGTTCGTGAAGTACGAGAACCCGCGTACCTGGCTCAACTCCGGTGGCCTGGGCACGATGGGCTTCGCGGTGCCCGCTGCCATGGGTGCCAAGATGGCGCGGCCCGAGGCCGAGGTGTGGGCCATCGACGGCGACGGCTGCTTCCAGATGACCAACCAGGAGTTGGCCACCTGCGCCATCGAGGGCGTGCCCATCAAGGTGGCGCTCATCAACAACGGCAACCTGGGCATGGTTCGGCAGTGGCAGACGCTGTTCTACGACCAGCGCTACTCGCAGACCGACCTGGCGACGCACTCGCGTCGCATCCCCGATTTCGTGAAGCTGGCCGAGGCGCTCGGCTGCGTCGGATTGCGTTGCGAGCGTGAAGAGGATGTGGCCAAGGTGATCGAAGAGGCGCGGGCCATCAACGATCGCCCAGTGGTCATCGACTTCATCGTCGGTGCCGACGCCCAGGTGTGGCCGATGGT
- a CDS encoding Lrp/AsnC family transcriptional regulator — MANTKRRLLRVADPGNGSAAFQLDEASKAIVEELQQDGRRPYATIGKSVGLSEAAVRQRVQRMIDAGVMQIVAVTDPMQLGFARQAMIGIKCSGDTTEVADRLAELEAVDYVVLTAGTFDAIVEVVCEDDDDLLVLLNKQIRAVPGVTSTETLVYLKLVKQQYNWGTR, encoded by the coding sequence GTGGCCAACACGAAGAGACGTTTGTTGCGGGTCGCCGATCCCGGTAACGGGTCTGCGGCATTCCAGCTTGATGAGGCTTCCAAGGCGATTGTCGAGGAGCTCCAGCAGGATGGGCGGCGCCCATACGCGACCATCGGCAAGTCGGTGGGCCTCTCGGAGGCGGCGGTGCGTCAACGGGTGCAACGCATGATCGACGCCGGTGTCATGCAGATCGTGGCGGTCACCGATCCCATGCAGCTGGGGTTCGCGCGCCAGGCCATGATCGGCATCAAATGCTCCGGTGACACCACCGAGGTGGCCGACCGGCTGGCGGAGCTGGAGGCGGTCGACTACGTGGTGCTCACTGCCGGAACCTTCGACGCGATCGTCGAGGTGGTCTGCGAGGACGATGACGACCTGTTGGTTCTGCTGAACAAGCAGATCCGTGCCGTGCCCGGGGTGACCTCCACGGAAACCCTGGTTTATCTGAAACTAGTGAAACAACAATACAATTGGGGTACACGGTGA
- a CDS encoding gamma-aminobutyraldehyde dehydrogenase → MSAPSSWINGRPVTTRGDTYHVINPATGTTVAELGLATPADADAAVAAARAAGPGWASSTPGDRATVLAKLAAGMAANADTLVAEEVSQTGKPVRLAAEFDVPGSIDNVEFFAGAARHLEGKATAEYSPDHTSSIRREAAGVVATITPWNYPLQMAVWKVLPALAAGCTVVIKPSELTPLTTLTLARLATEAGLPDGVLNVLTGRGDDVGGALAGHPDVDLVTFTGSTAVGRKVMAAAAVHGHRTQLELGGKAPFVVFDDADLDAAIQGAVAGAIINSGQDCTAATRAIVARDLYDDFVAGVGEVMNKIVVGDPLDPNTDIGPLISAPHRARVAGIVDRAPAQGGRIVTGASSPDQPGFFYRPTLIADVTEASEAYRDEIFGPVLTVRAFSDDDDALRQANDTAYGLAASAWTRDVYRAQRASRQIKAGCVWINDHIPIVSEMPHGGFGASGFGKDMSDYSLEEYLSIKHVMSDITGTAEKDWHRTIFAKR, encoded by the coding sequence GTGAGCGCACCGAGCAGCTGGATCAATGGCCGCCCAGTCACAACCCGCGGCGATACGTATCACGTGATCAACCCCGCGACCGGGACGACCGTCGCCGAACTAGGCCTCGCAACCCCTGCCGATGCCGATGCGGCAGTGGCGGCGGCCAGAGCCGCGGGGCCGGGCTGGGCCTCCTCAACCCCCGGCGACCGTGCCACTGTCCTGGCCAAACTGGCCGCCGGCATGGCGGCCAACGCGGACACACTGGTCGCCGAGGAGGTCTCCCAGACGGGTAAGCCGGTGCGCCTGGCAGCAGAGTTCGATGTGCCCGGCAGCATCGACAATGTCGAGTTTTTCGCCGGTGCCGCAAGACATCTGGAAGGTAAGGCAACCGCCGAATATTCGCCCGACCACACCTCCAGCATCCGCCGAGAGGCCGCCGGGGTGGTCGCCACCATTACCCCGTGGAACTACCCGCTGCAGATGGCGGTGTGGAAGGTGCTGCCCGCACTGGCGGCGGGGTGCACGGTGGTGATCAAACCCAGCGAGCTGACACCGCTGACCACACTGACCCTGGCACGTCTGGCCACCGAGGCCGGGCTGCCCGATGGCGTGCTCAACGTCCTCACCGGACGCGGCGACGACGTGGGCGGCGCACTCGCGGGCCATCCCGATGTGGATTTGGTGACCTTCACCGGTTCCACGGCCGTCGGCCGAAAGGTCATGGCAGCGGCCGCCGTTCATGGCCATCGGACGCAGTTGGAGCTCGGCGGCAAGGCCCCCTTCGTGGTGTTCGACGACGCCGACCTGGATGCCGCCATTCAGGGCGCGGTTGCCGGCGCGATCATCAACTCCGGGCAGGACTGCACGGCCGCTACCCGGGCGATCGTGGCTCGCGATCTGTACGACGACTTCGTCGCCGGAGTGGGCGAAGTGATGAACAAGATCGTCGTCGGCGATCCCCTGGATCCGAACACCGATATCGGACCGTTGATTTCGGCCCCCCACCGCGCCAGGGTGGCGGGCATCGTGGACCGCGCCCCCGCCCAGGGTGGCCGAATCGTCACCGGCGCAAGCTCACCGGATCAGCCGGGATTCTTCTACCGGCCCACCCTGATCGCCGATGTCACGGAGGCATCCGAGGCTTACCGTGACGAGATCTTCGGCCCGGTACTCACCGTGCGTGCGTTCTCCGATGACGACGACGCACTGCGCCAGGCGAACGACACCGCCTATGGCCTTGCCGCCTCGGCGTGGACGCGCGATGTCTACCGCGCGCAGCGGGCCTCGCGGCAGATCAAGGCGGGTTGCGTATGGATCAACGACCACATCCCCATCGTCAGCGAGATGCCGCACGGCGGGTTCGGCGCGTCCGGCTTCGGCAAAGACATGTCCGACTA
- a CDS encoding aspartate aminotransferase family protein: MTTVDVAHEISGDLQEKASRHLWGHFARHGEGISPPIITRGEGVRIWDDRGKSYLDGLSGLFVVQAGHGRAELAEAAARQAEKLAFFPLWSYATPTAIELADRIAGYAPGDLNRVFFTTGGGEAVESAWKLAKQFFKLTGKPGKHKVISRAIAYHGTPQGALAITGLPAFKAPFEPLTPGGFRAPNTNFYRAPEAYAHDPKAFGRYCADRIAEAIEFEGPDTVAAVFLEPVQNAGGCFPPPPGYFERVREICDEYDVLLVSDEVICAFGRIGSMFACEDFGYQPDIITCAKGMTSGYSPIGAMIATDRLFEPFNDGKTTFPHGYTFGGHPVSAAVALANLDIFEREGLNDRVHENAPVFRATLEKLHDLPIVGDVRGEGYFYGIELVKDKTTKETFTGEESERLLRGFLSAALWDAGLYCRADDRGDPVIQLAPPLISGKQEFDAIEQILRGVLTEAWARL, translated from the coding sequence GTGACAACCGTCGATGTAGCACACGAGATCTCCGGCGACCTACAGGAAAAGGCGTCCCGCCACCTGTGGGGTCACTTCGCCCGGCATGGTGAGGGCATATCGCCGCCCATCATCACGCGCGGTGAGGGAGTGCGGATCTGGGATGACCGGGGTAAGAGTTACCTCGACGGTCTCTCGGGATTGTTCGTCGTGCAGGCCGGGCACGGCCGCGCCGAACTGGCGGAGGCCGCCGCCCGGCAAGCCGAGAAGCTCGCGTTCTTCCCACTGTGGTCCTACGCCACCCCGACCGCGATCGAGTTGGCCGATCGCATCGCCGGGTACGCCCCGGGCGACCTGAACCGCGTCTTCTTCACCACAGGCGGGGGAGAAGCGGTGGAAAGCGCGTGGAAGCTGGCCAAACAGTTCTTCAAGCTGACCGGGAAACCGGGTAAGCACAAGGTGATTTCGCGTGCCATCGCGTATCACGGAACCCCTCAGGGCGCACTGGCGATCACCGGTCTGCCGGCGTTCAAGGCGCCGTTCGAACCGCTGACCCCGGGCGGATTCCGCGCACCGAACACCAACTTCTATCGGGCCCCGGAGGCATACGCCCACGATCCCAAGGCGTTCGGGCGCTACTGCGCCGACCGGATTGCCGAGGCGATCGAATTCGAGGGGCCGGATACGGTCGCGGCGGTCTTCCTCGAACCTGTACAGAACGCGGGCGGTTGTTTCCCGCCCCCGCCCGGCTACTTCGAGCGGGTGCGGGAAATCTGCGACGAGTACGACGTCCTGCTGGTATCCGATGAGGTGATCTGCGCCTTCGGCCGTATCGGATCGATGTTCGCCTGCGAGGACTTCGGGTATCAGCCGGACATCATCACCTGCGCCAAGGGCATGACATCCGGATACTCGCCGATCGGGGCGATGATCGCCACGGACCGTCTGTTCGAGCCGTTCAACGACGGTAAGACCACCTTCCCGCACGGATATACCTTTGGCGGACATCCCGTTTCGGCGGCGGTGGCTCTTGCCAACCTCGATATCTTCGAACGGGAGGGCCTCAACGATCGGGTGCATGAGAACGCGCCGGTGTTCCGGGCCACCCTGGAGAAACTCCACGACCTGCCGATCGTCGGTGATGTGCGCGGCGAGGGGTACTTCTACGGAATCGAGTTGGTCAAGGACAAGACGACCAAGGAGACGTTCACCGGCGAGGAGAGTGAGCGACTGCTGCGCGGCTTCCTGTCTGCGGCGCTCTGGGATGCGGGCCTGTATTGCCGCGCCGACGACCGCGGAGACCCGGTGATTCAGCTTGCACCGCCCCTGATTTCGGGGAAGCAGGAGTTCGATGCGATCGAGCAGATCCTGCGCGGAGTGCTCACCGAGGCCTGGGCGCGGTTATAG
- a CDS encoding saccharopine dehydrogenase family protein: MRILIVGAGGVGSAAAFIAARREFFEALVIADYDMARAQAVVDRLGDPRFTAARIDASCADDVAALCREHRITHALNAVDPRFVMSMFDGCFAAGVTYLDMAMSLSHRHPERPYELPGVMLGDEQFAAAEKWEAAGLLALVGIGVEPGLSDVFARYAADHLFSEIDELGTRDGSNLEVQGYRFAPSFSIWTTIEECLNPPLIWERNKGFFTTEPFSEPEVFDFPGGIGPVECVNVEHEEVVLMPRWVNARRVTFKYGLGAEFINVLRTLRLVGLDSTDPVSVHADGRAAAVSPRDVVAACLPDPAGLGHLMRGATCAGLWVTGTGKDGKPREVYLHHVVDNEWTMARDGAQCVVWQTAVNPVVALELLAEGAWSGTGVLGPEAFDSLPFLDRLNTFGAPWGMQDRLAA, translated from the coding sequence ATGCGAATTCTTATCGTGGGTGCCGGCGGAGTGGGCAGCGCGGCGGCGTTCATCGCGGCCCGCCGTGAGTTCTTCGAGGCGCTGGTGATCGCGGACTATGACATGGCGCGGGCGCAGGCGGTGGTGGATCGACTCGGTGATCCACGGTTCACGGCTGCTCGCATCGACGCCTCTTGCGCCGATGATGTCGCGGCGCTGTGCAGGGAGCATCGAATCACCCACGCGCTCAACGCGGTCGACCCTCGATTCGTGATGAGTATGTTCGACGGGTGTTTCGCGGCAGGCGTGACCTACCTCGACATGGCGATGAGCCTGTCGCATCGTCATCCGGAGCGGCCGTACGAACTGCCCGGGGTGATGCTCGGCGATGAACAGTTCGCCGCGGCCGAAAAGTGGGAAGCCGCAGGGTTGTTGGCCCTGGTCGGTATCGGGGTCGAGCCGGGCCTGAGTGACGTGTTCGCGCGGTACGCCGCCGATCATCTGTTCTCCGAGATCGACGAGCTGGGTACTCGCGACGGATCCAATCTCGAGGTGCAGGGATACCGATTCGCGCCGTCGTTCTCGATCTGGACGACCATCGAGGAATGCCTGAATCCGCCGCTGATCTGGGAACGCAACAAGGGGTTCTTCACCACCGAACCGTTCAGCGAACCGGAGGTTTTCGACTTCCCCGGAGGCATCGGCCCCGTCGAATGCGTCAACGTCGAGCACGAGGAAGTGGTGCTCATGCCGCGCTGGGTGAACGCCCGGCGGGTGACATTCAAATACGGCCTCGGCGCCGAATTCATCAACGTGCTGCGCACCCTGCGTCTGGTCGGGCTGGACAGCACCGACCCGGTCAGCGTGCACGCCGACGGCCGCGCCGCCGCGGTCAGTCCTCGTGATGTGGTGGCGGCGTGCCTACCGGACCCGGCCGGGCTGGGGCATCTGATGCGCGGGGCCACCTGTGCGGGTCTGTGGGTGACCGGGACCGGCAAGGACGGCAAGCCCCGCGAGGTCTACCTGCACCACGTCGTCGACAACGAGTGGACCATGGCACGCGACGGTGCGCAGTGCGTCGTGTGGCAGACCGCCGTGAACCCGGTGGTGGCCCTGGAACTGCTCGCTGAGGGGGCATGGAGCGGCACCGGTGTGCTGGGACCGGAGGCCTTCGACAGCCTCCCGTTCCTGGACCGGCTCAATACCTTCGGTGCACCGTGGGGCATGCAGGACCGATTGGCTGCCTAG
- a CDS encoding PH domain-containing protein, whose protein sequence is MTEEKRTVIRTSPMAHFMSGFLALGILTFVLYLPVLAPLLLIPAAMSYAIFRYRTAVDTESVQVRTLASTRTLPWTEVKGLGFDRHAWARAELVDGTSLRLPAVTFSTLPILSAASNGRVPNPYQGVQR, encoded by the coding sequence ATGACCGAGGAGAAGCGCACAGTCATCAGGACATCGCCGATGGCGCATTTCATGTCCGGGTTCCTGGCGCTCGGCATCCTGACGTTCGTCCTGTATCTCCCGGTCCTCGCGCCGCTGCTGCTGATCCCCGCCGCCATGTCCTATGCCATCTTCCGGTATCGGACCGCGGTCGATACCGAATCGGTGCAGGTACGAACACTGGCAAGCACTCGGACGTTGCCGTGGACCGAGGTCAAGGGCCTCGGATTCGACAGGCACGCCTGGGCACGCGCCGAACTCGTCGACGGCACCTCGCTGCGTCTTCCGGCGGTCACCTTCTCGACGCTGCCGATCCTGTCGGCGGCCAGCAATGGCCGGGTACCGAATCCGTATCAAGGGGTTCAGCGCTAG